In one window of Candidatus Scalindua sp. DNA:
- a CDS encoding S26 family signal peptidase, whose amino-acid sequence MGVNNEKKKEKKSKGFVRENFESILIAIFLAFILRIFIVEAFKIPTGSMAPTLLGLHKVVKCPNCSWKFDCDHNSSYVKCSNCFYSIRLSDYRKSGGNRILVNKFIYDFGKPDRWDVTVFIYPYIDVACRSCGFFSQQSMICGKCSNASLKKENFIDAKFNTFKGYLGLEQFHRVTCKSCDVEEKVVCEQCNSTNTQVVRKNYIKRMIGLPGEKLQIVNGDIYINGKIQRKPEKVQEKLWVPVFDSNYQAKQEISTAWNMEESFWNQNNGELHLTVHRDENKSSFATFSRKITDSNVYNGRTSNAIVGDILVKFDCVAMRDTGGISIKLESGDNLYETFIRSKNEKRKSYLKGSDMNLIENADIFLEQDRKYRIEFSNVDKSLTLKLDGTVVFSHNFDVDLSSVDRHTFSSRLMIGGIDTESVFRNISVFRDIFYADSGQWGTEKPVILGEKEYFVLGDNSRNSNDSRFWKLVPEDSLVGKAFIVFWPLRTINFVK is encoded by the coding sequence ATGGGTGTAAACAACGAAAAGAAAAAAGAGAAGAAGAGCAAGGGGTTTGTCCGGGAAAATTTTGAATCTATTCTGATTGCAATCTTTCTCGCTTTTATTTTGAGAATATTTATAGTGGAAGCCTTTAAAATTCCTACTGGCTCAATGGCGCCGACATTATTGGGTCTGCACAAGGTTGTGAAATGCCCGAACTGTTCATGGAAATTTGACTGCGACCACAACAGCAGTTATGTGAAATGTTCAAACTGTTTTTACAGCATACGATTGTCTGATTATCGCAAGAGCGGTGGCAACAGGATCCTGGTCAATAAGTTTATTTACGATTTTGGCAAACCCGATAGATGGGATGTCACCGTTTTTATCTATCCCTATATTGATGTTGCCTGCAGATCGTGCGGGTTTTTTTCACAGCAATCGATGATCTGCGGAAAGTGCTCCAATGCGAGTCTGAAAAAGGAGAATTTCATTGATGCCAAATTTAACACTTTTAAAGGCTACCTGGGGTTGGAACAGTTTCACAGGGTAACCTGTAAAAGTTGTGATGTCGAGGAAAAGGTTGTCTGCGAACAGTGCAATTCAACAAATACCCAGGTAGTGAGAAAAAATTACATTAAACGGATGATCGGTTTACCGGGAGAAAAGCTTCAAATTGTCAATGGTGATATTTACATTAACGGCAAGATACAGAGAAAACCTGAAAAGGTACAAGAGAAACTCTGGGTACCGGTGTTTGACAGTAATTACCAGGCAAAACAGGAAATCTCCACAGCCTGGAACATGGAAGAGAGCTTCTGGAATCAGAATAATGGTGAGTTGCATTTAACGGTACATCGAGATGAAAACAAGTCTTCCTTTGCAACGTTTTCCAGAAAGATTACCGATTCCAATGTTTACAATGGGAGAACTTCTAATGCCATAGTTGGAGACATATTGGTAAAGTTTGATTGCGTCGCCATGCGTGACACAGGAGGAATCTCCATAAAACTGGAATCCGGTGATAACCTTTATGAGACTTTTATACGATCAAAAAATGAAAAACGGAAATCATATCTTAAAGGATCAGATATGAACCTGATAGAAAATGCTGATATTTTCCTGGAACAGGACAGGAAATACAGGATCGAATTTTCAAATGTAGACAAGAGCCTTACCCTGAAATTAGATGGCACTGTTGTCTTTTCTCATAACTTTGATGTTGATCTCTCATCCGTTGATCGTCATACATTCAGCAGCAGATTGATGATAGGCGGAATCGATACGGAATCTGTTTTCAGGAATATTTCTGTTTTCCGTGATATTTTTTACGCGGACTCTGGACAATGGGGGACAGAAAAGCCCGTGATATTGGGAGAAAAAGAATACTTTGTGCTTGGTGATAACAGCAGAAACAGTAACGACAGCAGGTTTTGGAAGCTTGTTCCCGAAGATAGTCTGGTAGGAAAGGCCTTTATTGTTTTCTGGCCTTTGCGTACTATTAATTTTGTGAAGTAA
- the groES gene encoding co-chaperone GroES: protein MKTKPIGEKILIKRLESVEKTAGGIVLPDSAKEKPKQGTVIALGDGKLLDNGSRSKFQVKKGDTVVFSSYAGTEIMIDDDEYLLMSEDDILAIID, encoded by the coding sequence ATGAAGACAAAACCAATTGGAGAAAAGATATTAATTAAGAGACTTGAATCCGTAGAAAAGACTGCGGGTGGGATCGTTCTGCCTGATTCGGCTAAAGAGAAACCGAAACAAGGAACAGTTATTGCGTTAGGAGATGGAAAGCTTCTGGACAATGGAAGCAGGTCAAAGTTTCAGGTCAAAAAAGGGGACACCGTAGTCTTCTCTTCTTACGCTGGTACTGAGATAATGATTGACGATGATGAATATCTTTTAATGAGTGAAGATGACATTCTTGCCATCATCGATTAA
- the lptB gene encoding LPS export ABC transporter ATP-binding protein — protein MKLLQAIELVKTYGKKNVVNHVSFEVHAGQIAGLLGQNGAGKSTAFSMVIGMIRPSYGKVFFGGEEITHLPIYMRARLGMGFLSQEPSVFQRLTVEENILAILETLKFDYRGRKRKLNQLLGELGLTHLSKKSANTLSGGERRRLEIARAMSTSPSLILLDEPFSFIDPIAVAEIQEIVLILKDKGIGILLTDHNVREALSITDHSYIISEGSIVTSGDTAKLINDPLAKKLYFGEKFLTNDIRSPGSFKAYSGERKKKEEKADQKKSLHNL, from the coding sequence ATGAAACTACTGCAGGCAATAGAATTAGTAAAGACGTACGGTAAAAAAAACGTTGTGAATCACGTGAGTTTTGAAGTTCATGCGGGCCAGATAGCCGGTCTTCTGGGCCAGAATGGTGCAGGGAAGAGTACGGCTTTTTCGATGGTAATTGGTATGATCAGGCCAAGCTATGGTAAGGTTTTTTTTGGCGGAGAAGAAATTACGCACCTCCCTATCTATATGCGGGCAAGGCTGGGAATGGGTTTTCTTTCTCAGGAACCCTCTGTTTTTCAGCGTTTAACAGTTGAGGAGAACATCCTGGCTATACTGGAAACACTCAAATTTGATTATCGTGGCAGGAAAAGAAAACTGAATCAGCTGTTGGGCGAATTGGGATTGACACATCTGTCAAAAAAGAGCGCAAATACTCTCTCAGGAGGAGAAAGAAGGCGCCTTGAAATAGCCAGAGCAATGTCGACATCGCCTTCATTAATACTTCTGGACGAACCATTTTCGTTCATTGATCCAATTGCTGTTGCTGAAATTCAGGAAATAGTTCTGATTCTGAAAGATAAAGGGATCGGTATCCTGTTAACAGACCATAATGTGAGAGAGGCCCTGAGTATTACAGATCATTCCTATATAATCAGTGAGGGCTCAATTGTAACAAGCGGAGATACGGCAAAACTCATTAACGATCCGCTGGCAAAGAAGCTATATTTTGGCGAGAAGTTTCTTACTAATGATATCAGATCTCCCGGATCTTTTAAAGCGTATAGCGGAGAGAGGAAAAAGAAAGAGGAAAAAGCAGATCAAAAAAAAAGCTTACACAATTTGTGA
- a CDS encoding response regulator, with translation MLFFIMMTLLRHFKEDFSILITDDDENCRYSLKDIFEPEGYTTYLASCGREAVEIAKQKYLHLLILDIHLPDFSGFDTFEFIKEEKKSIMPCIFVSADTSKELKMGAIEANAYTLISKPINKETIKYAVERSLEKYYWK, from the coding sequence TTGCTTTTTTTTATTATGATGACTTTGTTAAGACATTTTAAAGAAGATTTCAGCATTCTGATAACCGATGATGATGAAAACTGCCGGTATAGCCTGAAAGATATTTTTGAACCCGAAGGCTATACTACTTATCTGGCAAGCTGTGGCAGAGAAGCGGTTGAAATCGCAAAGCAGAAATATCTTCACCTCTTAATCTTAGACATACATCTCCCCGATTTCAGTGGTTTTGATACCTTTGAGTTTATCAAAGAAGAGAAGAAGTCTATAATGCCTTGTATCTTTGTCTCTGCGGATACTTCAAAGGAGTTGAAGATGGGTGCGATTGAAGCAAATGCATACACACTGATTTCAAAACCTATCAACAAGGAGACGATAAAGTATGCAGTTGAACGGTCTTTGGAGAAGTATTACTGGAAGTAG
- a CDS encoding cytochrome c: MFRLKMIALILFTGFSICLLSTHAFAIDTDTIYAEKCEMCHGADGKGTSQGIDFGVQDFTNAEWQASRSDDEFFHSITNGKEENPNYIPFGDMLSEEEIKAMAAHVRKFVK; this comes from the coding sequence ATGTTCAGACTTAAAATGATTGCTTTAATTTTGTTTACAGGGTTTTCTATCTGCCTTCTCAGTACCCATGCATTCGCCATAGATACTGATACTATATACGCTGAAAAGTGTGAGATGTGTCACGGTGCGGATGGCAAGGGCACCAGTCAGGGTATTGATTTCGGAGTCCAAGACTTCACTAATGCTGAATGGCAGGCCTCGCGTTCGGACGATGAGTTTTTCCATTCAATCACGAATGGAAAAGAAGAAAACCCTAATTACATCCCATTCGGGGATATGCTTTCAGAAGAAGAAATCAAGGCTATGGCCGCACATGTGAGAAAATTTGTGAAGTAA
- the lepA gene encoding translation elongation factor 4, whose product MDVNLIRNFSIIAHIDHGKSTLADRLLEKAHAVNSRKLRDQMLDSMDLERERGITIKASAVSLDYNKNGTVYTLNLIDTPGHVDFSYEVSRSLSACEGCLLLVDASQGIEAQTLTNVYLAMDNDLEIIPVLSKVDLKSSRPQEVGREVVSILGIEDEEMLKVSSKTGYGIDDVFDAIISRIPPPKGKTKAPLRALIFDSVYDDYRGVIIYLRIVDGSIKVGDTILMMKTKRSFLVSELGIFKPEMSPKSELTTGCVGYCIASIKSIHDVHIGDTVTSEKQGTDVALPGYRKPLPMVYCGLYPSSNTDFMPLRDAIEKLWLNDSSFTFVPETSQALGFGFRCGFLGLLHMEIVQERLERESNISLVQTAPTVTYEIVTHDGTKVMVDNPEKLPPVSTIDEFREPMVEAKIILPVEYIGSIMTLASERRSKYKSTEYLSEKRAILTYEMPLGEIIFDFFDKLKSFTRGFGTLDYEFKGYVPEDLVKLDIMVAGTRVDALSCIVHRKKADSKGRNLVKKLKEDIPRHMFEVPIQAAIGSRVIARETIRAMSKNVTAKCYGGDITRKRKLLEKQKEGKKRMKNVGNVEIPQKAFLSVLAAEG is encoded by the coding sequence TTGGATGTTAATTTAATACGCAATTTCAGTATAATAGCTCACATCGATCATGGAAAGTCCACCCTGGCAGACCGACTCCTGGAAAAGGCACATGCCGTGAATTCAAGGAAACTCCGTGATCAGATGCTGGATAGTATGGATCTCGAAAGGGAGCGGGGTATTACCATAAAGGCCAGCGCCGTTTCCCTGGATTACAACAAAAACGGCACCGTTTACACGTTAAACCTGATCGATACACCCGGTCATGTGGATTTCAGCTATGAAGTGTCCAGAAGTCTCAGCGCATGTGAGGGATGTTTACTGCTGGTAGATGCATCGCAGGGGATTGAGGCGCAGACCCTGACAAATGTGTATCTGGCAATGGATAATGATCTTGAGATCATACCTGTGCTCAGCAAGGTTGATCTTAAATCTTCAAGACCCCAGGAGGTTGGCAGGGAAGTGGTTTCGATCCTGGGCATTGAGGACGAAGAAATGCTCAAGGTAAGTTCTAAAACCGGCTATGGAATAGATGATGTCTTCGATGCCATAATCAGCCGTATACCACCGCCAAAAGGCAAAACAAAGGCTCCGTTGCGTGCACTTATCTTTGATTCTGTTTATGATGATTATCGTGGTGTGATTATCTATCTCCGTATAGTTGACGGTTCAATCAAGGTAGGTGATACTATTCTCATGATGAAAACGAAAAGATCATTTCTGGTGAGTGAGTTAGGAATATTCAAACCGGAAATGTCTCCGAAGAGTGAATTAACTACGGGATGTGTCGGGTACTGTATCGCCAGCATAAAGTCTATCCATGATGTCCATATAGGCGACACGGTTACCTCTGAAAAACAGGGTACAGACGTTGCCTTGCCCGGCTATCGCAAACCTCTTCCCATGGTGTATTGCGGGTTATATCCATCCAGCAACACCGATTTCATGCCTTTAAGAGATGCAATCGAAAAACTGTGGCTTAATGATTCATCATTTACCTTTGTACCGGAGACATCTCAGGCATTGGGATTTGGCTTCAGATGCGGGTTCCTTGGACTCCTCCACATGGAGATTGTTCAGGAGAGGCTTGAAAGGGAAAGCAATATCAGTCTGGTTCAGACGGCTCCAACGGTAACCTATGAGATAGTGACTCATGACGGCACAAAAGTGATGGTTGACAACCCGGAGAAATTACCCCCTGTTAGTACGATAGATGAATTCAGGGAACCAATGGTAGAAGCAAAAATTATCCTGCCGGTAGAGTATATTGGTTCGATTATGACGCTCGCCAGCGAGAGAAGGTCAAAATATAAGAGTACAGAATATCTCAGTGAAAAGAGGGCCATTCTTACGTATGAAATGCCCCTGGGTGAAATTATTTTTGACTTTTTTGACAAATTAAAGTCGTTTACAAGGGGATTTGGAACATTGGACTATGAGTTCAAGGGCTATGTACCGGAAGATCTTGTGAAATTGGATATCATGGTTGCCGGGACCAGGGTTGATGCGCTTTCATGCATTGTGCACAGGAAAAAGGCAGATTCAAAGGGGAGGAATTTAGTCAAGAAGTTGAAGGAAGATATCCCCCGACATATGTTTGAAGTTCCCATACAGGCTGCAATTGGAAGCAGGGTAATCGCAAGAGAAACTATCCGTGCAATGTCCAAAAATGTTACCGCAAAGTGCTATGGCGGAGATATTACACGAAAGCGTAAACTTCTTGAAAAGCAGAAAGAGGGGAAAAAAAGAATGAAAAATGTTGGTAATGTTGAAATTCCACAAAAAGCATTTCTCTCTGTTCTGGCTGCTGAAGGATAA
- a CDS encoding DUF2905 domain-containing protein has translation MIIPELGKVILFLGILLVITGIVLIFKNNIPFPGRLPGDIVIKKKEFAFYFPVMTCIVISIILTLIFWIFGRK, from the coding sequence ATGATTATTCCTGAACTGGGGAAGGTGATTCTCTTTCTCGGTATTTTACTGGTAATTACCGGTATTGTGTTGATTTTCAAAAACAATATCCCTTTCCCCGGGAGGCTGCCTGGCGATATAGTCATAAAGAAGAAAGAGTTCGCGTTTTATTTCCCGGTAATGACGTGCATTGTAATCAGTATAATTCTTACCCTCATTTTCTGGATATTCGGAAGAAAATGA
- the ubiA gene encoding putative 4-hydroxybenzoate polyprenyltransferase, producing the protein MKENYITPDNDGTIENHKAGILRRLSSILTLIKFSHTIFSLPFAVMSAFLAANGLPTLRQFLLIIFALIMARSCAMTFNRLVDAKYDIHNPRTAYRIHLQKFVGKTTLWIFTIICTLLFVACAAGLNKLSLLVSPIALIIIFGYSYTKRFTNLSHFVLGLGLAFSPIGAWVGIRGRFEVAPFVLALGVLLWTAGFDIIYACQDVQHDIKTNLHSVPQRLGIKSSLKLARLLHTLMLLVLFSFVFFTELGIIYTVAVCFVGIMIFYEHSLIKPHDLSKINLAFFTVNGSISIFLMVITIIDIYIFNSGSH; encoded by the coding sequence ATGAAAGAAAATTATATTACTCCTGATAATGACGGCACTATCGAAAACCACAAGGCTGGTATCCTGAGAAGGCTGAGTTCAATTTTAACATTGATCAAATTTTCTCATACCATATTTTCACTTCCGTTTGCTGTCATGAGCGCATTTCTCGCTGCCAATGGATTACCTACACTCCGCCAATTTCTCTTAATCATTTTTGCATTGATCATGGCTCGCAGTTGTGCAATGACCTTTAACAGACTGGTGGACGCAAAATACGATATTCATAATCCGAGAACGGCTTATCGTATTCACCTGCAGAAATTTGTCGGAAAAACAACTCTCTGGATCTTCACCATCATATGTACACTGCTCTTTGTGGCCTGCGCTGCCGGATTAAATAAGCTTTCGTTACTCGTATCGCCAATAGCCCTCATCATTATCTTCGGGTATTCATATACAAAAAGATTCACAAACCTGTCGCACTTTGTATTAGGGTTAGGGCTAGCGTTTTCTCCAATAGGAGCCTGGGTTGGCATAAGGGGTAGATTTGAGGTCGCCCCGTTTGTTCTGGCGCTTGGTGTTCTTTTGTGGACTGCAGGTTTCGATATTATCTACGCATGCCAGGATGTCCAGCACGACATAAAAACCAATCTGCACTCCGTCCCCCAGAGACTGGGGATAAAATCCTCTCTGAAGCTGGCTCGTCTGCTTCACACTCTTATGTTGCTTGTTCTTTTCTCTTTTGTTTTCTTCACCGAGTTAGGCATTATTTATACTGTTGCCGTCTGCTTTGTAGGAATTATGATCTTTTATGAACATTCGCTCATCAAACCCCACGATTTATCAAAAATCAATCTGGCGTTTTTTACCGTCAATGGATCGATAAGTATATTTTTGATGGTTATCACCATCATCGACATCTATATTTTTAATTCCGGCTCCCATTGA